A genome region from Oryctolagus cuniculus chromosome 20, mOryCun1.1, whole genome shotgun sequence includes the following:
- the ASPG gene encoding 60 kDa lysophospholipase isoform X2, whose amino-acid sequence MARALGPERRLLAVYTGGTIGMRSEGGVLVPGGGLAAVLKTLPMFHDQEHARACGLPEDTLVLPPASWGQRITYTVLECQPLFDSSDMTITEWVQLAQTIERHYEQYHGFVVIHGTDTMAFAASVLSFVLENLQKPVVLTGAQVPIHALQSDGRENLLGALLMAGQFVIPEVCLFFQNQLFRGNRATKVDARRFAAFCSPNLQPLATVGADVTISRELVRKGGGRGRLRVCSSMERDVGLLRLYPGIPASLVRAFLQPPLKGVIMETFGSGNGPSKPDLLQELRAAAERGLIIVNCTHCLQGTVTSDYAASMTMAGAGVVSGFDMTSEAALAKLSYVLGQPGLSLDRRKQLLATDLRGEMTLPADERSWCPLPGSLLGRGLAWLSRLGDGQEADAVRDMLVPSLACAAAHAGDLEALQVLVELGSDLGLEDFRGQTPLHAAARAGQAGVVAALLQRGVQVDTCDEDGCSPLLLAVRGRHQGVIELLRAAGARLSPQELEDAGTELCRLAARADTAGLQAWTQAGADLGRPGYDGRSALHVARAAGTWEAVSFLQGPEGARASEASSPEVLPGV is encoded by the exons ATGGCGCGCGCCTTGGGCCCTGAGCGGCGGCTGCTGGCTGTCTACACCGGCGGCACCATCGGCATGCGGAGCGAGGGTGGCG tgctggtccccggTGGGGGCCTGGCTGCCGTCCTGAAGACGCTGCCCATGTTCCATGACCAGGAGCACGCGCGGGCCTGTGGCCTCCCCGAGGACACCCTGGTGCTGCC ccccGCCAGCTGGGGCCAGAGGATCACCTACACCGTGCtggagtgccagcccctgttcgaCTCCAGTGACATGACCATCACCGAGTGGGTCCAGCTTGCTCAGACCATCGAG cgaCACTATGAACAGTACCACGGCTTTGTGGTCATCCACGGCACAGACACCATGGCCTTCGCCGCCTCCGTGCTGTCCTTTGTGCTGGAGAACCTGCAGAAACCTGTGGTCCTCACGGGAGCCCAG GTGCCCATCCACGCGCTGCAGAGCGACGGGCGCGAGAACCTGCTGGGGGCTCTGCTCATGGCTGGCCAGTTCGTCATCCCCGAG gtcTGTCTGTTCTTCCAGAACCAGCTGTTTCGGGGCAACCGGGCCACCAAGGTGGACGCTCGGAGGTTTGCGGCCTTCTGCTCGCCCAACCTGCAGCCCCTGGCCACCGTGGGCGCAGACGTCACAA TCAGCCGGGAGCTGGTGCGGAAGGGCGGCGGGAGAGGCCGGCTGCGGGTGTGCAGCAGCATGGAGCGCGACGTGGGCCTGCTGCGCCTCTACCCCGGGATCCCCGCCTCCCTG GTCCGGGCCTTCCTGCAGCCGCCGCTGAAGGGCGTGATCATGGAGACCTTCGGCTCAGGCAATGGGCCCAGCAAGCCGGACCTGCTGCAGGAACTGCGGGCAGCGGCCGAGCGTGGCCTGATCATTGTCAACTGCACACACTGCCTCCAGGGGACCGTGACCTCGGACTACGCGGCCAGCATG ACCATGGCAGGAGCGGGCGTCGTCTCCGGCTTTGACATGACATCGGAGGCCGCCCTGGCCAAGCTGTCCTATGTGCTGggccagccagggctcagcctggaCCGCAGGAAGCAG CTGCTGGCCACGGACCTCCGCGGGGAGATGACACTGCCGGCAGATGAGAGGAGCTGGTGCCCGCTGCCGGGCAGCCTGCTGGGCCGTGGGCTCGCCTGGCTGTCAAGGCTTGGTGACGGCCAG GAGGCTGATGCTGTGCGGGACATGCTggtgcccagcctggcctgtgccGCAGCCCACGCCGGGGACCTGGAGGCTCTGCAGGTGCTAGTGGAGCTG GGAAGTGACCTAGGTCTGGAAGACTTCAGAGGTCAGACCCCTCTGCACGCGGCCGCCCGGGCAGGCCAGGCCGGCGTGGTGGCTGCACTGCTGCAGAGGGGCGTGCAGGTGGACACGTGTGACGAGGACGGCTGCAGCCCGCTGCTGCTGGCCGTGAGGGGCAG GCACCAGGGCGTCATCGAGCTGCTGCGGGCGGCCGGGGCTCGCCTGTCCCCCCAGGAGCTGGAGGACGCGGGCACGGAGCTCTGCAG GCTGGCGGCCCGGGCGGACACTGCAGGCCTGCAGGCCTGGACGCAGGCAGGGGCCGACCTGGGGCGGCCCGGCTATGATGGACGCAGTGCCCTGCACGTC gccagagcagctgggacctgggagGCCGTGTCCTTCCTGCAGGGCCCCGAGGGTGCCCGGGCCTCAGAGGCCTCAAGTCCG GAGGTGCTGCCTGGTGTCTAG
- the ASPG gene encoding 60 kDa lysophospholipase isoform X1, producing the protein MARALGPERRLLAVYTGGTIGMRSEGGVLVPGGGLAAVLKTLPMFHDQEHARACGLPEDTLVLPPASWGQRITYTVLECQPLFDSSDMTITEWVQLAQTIERHYEQYHGFVVIHGTDTMAFAASVLSFVLENLQKPVVLTGAQVPIHALQSDGRENLLGALLMAGQFVIPEVCLFFQNQLFRGNRATKVDARRFAAFCSPNLQPLATVGADVTISRELVRKGGGRGRLRVCSSMERDVGLLRLYPGIPASLVRAFLQPPLKGVIMETFGSGNGPSKPDLLQELRAAAERGLIIVNCTHCLQGTVTSDYAASMTMAGAGVVSGFDMTSEAALAKLSYVLGQPGLSLDRRKQLLATDLRGEMTLPADERSWCPLPGSLLGRGLAWLSRLGDGQEADAVRDMLVPSLACAAAHAGDLEALQVLVELGSDLGLEDFRGQTPLHAAARAGQAGVVAALLQRGVQVDTCDEDGCSPLLLAVRGRHQGVIELLRAAGARLSPQELEDAGTELCRLAARADTAGLQAWTQAGADLGRPGYDGRSALHVARAAGTWEAVSFLQGPEGARASEASSPALPTRPGSGAPAPCAGPSCLAPQTPSWSLAPSTSTHGRGRSVTQEAWNLQEVLPGV; encoded by the exons ATGGCGCGCGCCTTGGGCCCTGAGCGGCGGCTGCTGGCTGTCTACACCGGCGGCACCATCGGCATGCGGAGCGAGGGTGGCG tgctggtccccggTGGGGGCCTGGCTGCCGTCCTGAAGACGCTGCCCATGTTCCATGACCAGGAGCACGCGCGGGCCTGTGGCCTCCCCGAGGACACCCTGGTGCTGCC ccccGCCAGCTGGGGCCAGAGGATCACCTACACCGTGCtggagtgccagcccctgttcgaCTCCAGTGACATGACCATCACCGAGTGGGTCCAGCTTGCTCAGACCATCGAG cgaCACTATGAACAGTACCACGGCTTTGTGGTCATCCACGGCACAGACACCATGGCCTTCGCCGCCTCCGTGCTGTCCTTTGTGCTGGAGAACCTGCAGAAACCTGTGGTCCTCACGGGAGCCCAG GTGCCCATCCACGCGCTGCAGAGCGACGGGCGCGAGAACCTGCTGGGGGCTCTGCTCATGGCTGGCCAGTTCGTCATCCCCGAG gtcTGTCTGTTCTTCCAGAACCAGCTGTTTCGGGGCAACCGGGCCACCAAGGTGGACGCTCGGAGGTTTGCGGCCTTCTGCTCGCCCAACCTGCAGCCCCTGGCCACCGTGGGCGCAGACGTCACAA TCAGCCGGGAGCTGGTGCGGAAGGGCGGCGGGAGAGGCCGGCTGCGGGTGTGCAGCAGCATGGAGCGCGACGTGGGCCTGCTGCGCCTCTACCCCGGGATCCCCGCCTCCCTG GTCCGGGCCTTCCTGCAGCCGCCGCTGAAGGGCGTGATCATGGAGACCTTCGGCTCAGGCAATGGGCCCAGCAAGCCGGACCTGCTGCAGGAACTGCGGGCAGCGGCCGAGCGTGGCCTGATCATTGTCAACTGCACACACTGCCTCCAGGGGACCGTGACCTCGGACTACGCGGCCAGCATG ACCATGGCAGGAGCGGGCGTCGTCTCCGGCTTTGACATGACATCGGAGGCCGCCCTGGCCAAGCTGTCCTATGTGCTGggccagccagggctcagcctggaCCGCAGGAAGCAG CTGCTGGCCACGGACCTCCGCGGGGAGATGACACTGCCGGCAGATGAGAGGAGCTGGTGCCCGCTGCCGGGCAGCCTGCTGGGCCGTGGGCTCGCCTGGCTGTCAAGGCTTGGTGACGGCCAG GAGGCTGATGCTGTGCGGGACATGCTggtgcccagcctggcctgtgccGCAGCCCACGCCGGGGACCTGGAGGCTCTGCAGGTGCTAGTGGAGCTG GGAAGTGACCTAGGTCTGGAAGACTTCAGAGGTCAGACCCCTCTGCACGCGGCCGCCCGGGCAGGCCAGGCCGGCGTGGTGGCTGCACTGCTGCAGAGGGGCGTGCAGGTGGACACGTGTGACGAGGACGGCTGCAGCCCGCTGCTGCTGGCCGTGAGGGGCAG GCACCAGGGCGTCATCGAGCTGCTGCGGGCGGCCGGGGCTCGCCTGTCCCCCCAGGAGCTGGAGGACGCGGGCACGGAGCTCTGCAG GCTGGCGGCCCGGGCGGACACTGCAGGCCTGCAGGCCTGGACGCAGGCAGGGGCCGACCTGGGGCGGCCCGGCTATGATGGACGCAGTGCCCTGCACGTC gccagagcagctgggacctgggagGCCGTGTCCTTCCTGCAGGGCCCCGAGGGTGCCCGGGCCTCAGAGGCCTCAAGTCCG GCCCTACCCACCCGGCCTGGGAGCGGGGCCCCAGCCCCCTGTGCAGGTCCCAGCTGCCTGGCCCCACAGACGCCCAGCTGGTCCCTGGCCCCCTCCACCTCCACACACGGCCGGGGCCGCTCCGTGACTCAGGAAGCCTGGAACTTGCAGGAGGTGCTGCCTGGTGTCTAG
- the ASPG gene encoding 60 kDa lysophospholipase isoform X3, whose amino-acid sequence MARALGPERRLLAVYTGGTIGMRSEGGVLVPGGGLAAVLKTLPMFHDQEHARACGLPEDTLVLPPASWGQRITYTVLECQPLFDSSDMTITEWVQLAQTIERHYEQYHGFVVIHGTDTMAFAASVLSFVLENLQKPVVLTGAQVPIHALQSDGRENLLGALLMAGQFVIPEVCLFFQNQLFRGNRATKVDARRFAAFCSPNLQPLATVGADVTISRELVRKGGGRGRLRVCSSMERDVGLLRLYPGIPASLVRAFLQPPLKGVIMETFGSGNGPSKPDLLQELRAAAERGLIIVNCTHCLQGTVTSDYAASMTMAGAGVVSGFDMTSEAALAKLSYVLGQPGLSLDRRKQLLATDLRGEMTLPADERSWCPLPGSLLGRGLAWLSRLGDGQEADAVRDMLVPSLACAAAHAGDLEALQVLVELGSDLGLEDFRGQTPLHAAARAGQAGVVAALLQRGVQVDTCDEDGCSPLLLAVRGRHQGVIELLRAAGARLSPQELEDAGTELCRLAARADTAGLQAWTQAGADLGRPGYDGRSALHVEVLPGV is encoded by the exons ATGGCGCGCGCCTTGGGCCCTGAGCGGCGGCTGCTGGCTGTCTACACCGGCGGCACCATCGGCATGCGGAGCGAGGGTGGCG tgctggtccccggTGGGGGCCTGGCTGCCGTCCTGAAGACGCTGCCCATGTTCCATGACCAGGAGCACGCGCGGGCCTGTGGCCTCCCCGAGGACACCCTGGTGCTGCC ccccGCCAGCTGGGGCCAGAGGATCACCTACACCGTGCtggagtgccagcccctgttcgaCTCCAGTGACATGACCATCACCGAGTGGGTCCAGCTTGCTCAGACCATCGAG cgaCACTATGAACAGTACCACGGCTTTGTGGTCATCCACGGCACAGACACCATGGCCTTCGCCGCCTCCGTGCTGTCCTTTGTGCTGGAGAACCTGCAGAAACCTGTGGTCCTCACGGGAGCCCAG GTGCCCATCCACGCGCTGCAGAGCGACGGGCGCGAGAACCTGCTGGGGGCTCTGCTCATGGCTGGCCAGTTCGTCATCCCCGAG gtcTGTCTGTTCTTCCAGAACCAGCTGTTTCGGGGCAACCGGGCCACCAAGGTGGACGCTCGGAGGTTTGCGGCCTTCTGCTCGCCCAACCTGCAGCCCCTGGCCACCGTGGGCGCAGACGTCACAA TCAGCCGGGAGCTGGTGCGGAAGGGCGGCGGGAGAGGCCGGCTGCGGGTGTGCAGCAGCATGGAGCGCGACGTGGGCCTGCTGCGCCTCTACCCCGGGATCCCCGCCTCCCTG GTCCGGGCCTTCCTGCAGCCGCCGCTGAAGGGCGTGATCATGGAGACCTTCGGCTCAGGCAATGGGCCCAGCAAGCCGGACCTGCTGCAGGAACTGCGGGCAGCGGCCGAGCGTGGCCTGATCATTGTCAACTGCACACACTGCCTCCAGGGGACCGTGACCTCGGACTACGCGGCCAGCATG ACCATGGCAGGAGCGGGCGTCGTCTCCGGCTTTGACATGACATCGGAGGCCGCCCTGGCCAAGCTGTCCTATGTGCTGggccagccagggctcagcctggaCCGCAGGAAGCAG CTGCTGGCCACGGACCTCCGCGGGGAGATGACACTGCCGGCAGATGAGAGGAGCTGGTGCCCGCTGCCGGGCAGCCTGCTGGGCCGTGGGCTCGCCTGGCTGTCAAGGCTTGGTGACGGCCAG GAGGCTGATGCTGTGCGGGACATGCTggtgcccagcctggcctgtgccGCAGCCCACGCCGGGGACCTGGAGGCTCTGCAGGTGCTAGTGGAGCTG GGAAGTGACCTAGGTCTGGAAGACTTCAGAGGTCAGACCCCTCTGCACGCGGCCGCCCGGGCAGGCCAGGCCGGCGTGGTGGCTGCACTGCTGCAGAGGGGCGTGCAGGTGGACACGTGTGACGAGGACGGCTGCAGCCCGCTGCTGCTGGCCGTGAGGGGCAG GCACCAGGGCGTCATCGAGCTGCTGCGGGCGGCCGGGGCTCGCCTGTCCCCCCAGGAGCTGGAGGACGCGGGCACGGAGCTCTGCAG GCTGGCGGCCCGGGCGGACACTGCAGGCCTGCAGGCCTGGACGCAGGCAGGGGCCGACCTGGGGCGGCCCGGCTATGATGGACGCAGTGCCCTGCACGTC GAGGTGCTGCCTGGTGTCTAG